A segment of the Pirellulales bacterium genome:
GGCCCCTTTGCCATCTCTGACGAGTTGCCCCTGGACATTGCCCCGCAGTCTCCGAAGGAAGGCGCCGCGCATTCGCGCGGCGAAGAGTGGCAAAAGCGCGACGTCAAATATCGCGACTCACCGCCGGCAGGTCTAGCGAATTCTGCGCGGCGAAAATCGGTGCCAGCGCGCAGATACCTTGCCGTCGAGCATTATCCGGTTATGCCAGCCGTTGGCTAGGGATTCGCCGGGGGCGGTATCGGTGCGGGCGGACCTGAAGCCGGAGTGTCATCCGCAGGAGGCGGAATGGGCGCAGGAGGCCCGGCTGCCGGCGGAGCTTTCGCCGGCTTGGTCGCAGGAGTCTTCGTCTTGGTGGTGCGCGGCGGCTTGGCGTTCTTCGCGGGGGCTGCGCCCCCGGCTGGCGGGGCGTCAGGGAAGAAGTTGTCCGGATCCGCCTCGCCCGGCGGCGGAATGGGGGCCGGGGGCCCGTCCCGCTTGCTGCTGGAAGATTTCGTGGGTGTTTTTGTTCGCGGACGCTTGCGGTTTGCGGGAACGTCGCCGTTGCCCGTGCCATCGTCCCAGGCATTGTTGGGAATCTTTTGGCCTTGGTCGTCATATTCGTCCAGGTTTTTAGTGGACTTTGGCTTCCGAGTGCCGCGACCCTGCGGCGGCTGCTTGGCCGGCGTTCGCCTGGGCGGCGGCTGAACTTGGGGGTCGGCCCCCAGAGCCGATTCGTTCACTTGGCCGATGGGCTTCTTGTCAGGAGGAGAATCGAAAAGTTTGTTCGAGCCTTCGACAATGCCTGGCGCCGCGGCGGCCGCGGCAGGGTTCGGATTTTTACCAGCGGCACTGCCGAATGCACCGGGCACAGCCGCCGGCTCATCGATGATGTCAGGCTTGCCGAACGGATTTTTCTGCGCCGCGGGAAGTCCGGCAATCGCCGGCTTCGCGGCCGCTGGAGCCTGCTCGGCCGCCTCGTTCCGCCGACGCTGCTCGTCGGCCATTTCCTGCGGCAGGGTACCGGTGTCGACCAGCAGATAGCCGGCCCAGAAAAATGGATTGTCGGCCTTGGGTGCTTCTTCTCGCGCGGTCAAGCGGAGGCGCGGCTCGGCCGATGCGTTCAGCGGATTTTCAGAAACGAGCATCATGCTGCGCTGCCAGGCCTCGGCGGCGCTCGAATGGGGTAATTCCTGGACAAACTCGCGCACCAGGTCGACGCTCGACTGCCCTCCCGTTCGCCAGCGGCTGAGCAAAATAGTCCTAGCGCCATTCGCCATCAATGCGCAGACCGACAGGAACACCTCGTTGCCCGGTTCGCTGGGAGGCTTTTTCAGAGCCCGCTCGGCCGCTGTATGGAAGGACGGCAGAGCGATGAAATCGGGTCCACCCCAAGGCAGCGCAAACCAGTTCGAGATGGCGGTATTTCCCTTGGCGTCATTCGGCATGGGGGACCATTCGTAGGGATCGTCATCGGGCACGGGAACTTCGTTCAGCACGATCAGCCCGTCGAACATCGTCGAATAGGCGGCAATGTCGTGGGGCAGCGGAGAACGCAGCGCGACGGCCCCGGGCAGCGCCTTGTCGATTTCTTCAAAGGCCGCCTCGGTCGACACGGCGTCATTGCCTTGCATGAGCTTGCCCAGGACGACGGCGGTAGTGCCGCCCGCGCGGCGCGGCCGCGGATCGGCGACTCCCAACGAGACCAGCGGCGCATAGCGGATTTGCACTTTGGTCATGAGCGGGACGTGCTGGTCGCCATCCGAAACTAGCAGTGCCTCGAACGGTAAGTACCACAACACACCATCGGGAACGATGACTAATTGCTCGAAAGCCTTCAGGTCGGCCCGCGAGTCTTTGGTCAGAGAATCGAAAATCTGGCGTGCCGGTTCGCGCCAGCTTTCGGCGTTGAGATCCTTGGGCGTGACGTCACGATTGACGTCGACGCTTCCCAGGCCGTGCAGCAGCTTCATCACCGGCTTCATCAAGTGCTCGTCGCGTGGCACCTTCCAGTAGCCGTACTTATCGCGCGTCATCAAGATCGCGTACGCCTGCCGCGGCGTGGAGAAAAAACTAAGGATCGCCTGCCCTGGCGACAAAGCCGCCTTGACGTCCTTCGTCGGACGGAACGGCGGAAAGATCAAGGAACAGGGCTCGCGGCCCACGGACATCTGCCGTAACAACAACTCTTGCTCGGCACTGACCTGTGTCAATTTGGCCAGCTTGTCGCTTTGGGCGTGCGTGCTGGCCGGGCTGTCCGCCACGAGCGGGGCGTTCTCCAATTCTTTTCGCAGCTGTTGAGCCTGTTGATGCAACTTATCGTAGTCGGCATAGCGGGCCAGCAGATCTTGGCGCTGGAGTTTGGCCGCCTGGTCGAGGTTGTCTTCGGGACCTTCGAGCAGCCAACGCAGATTGTGCGTGCGGCCGCCGAAGTCCAACGTATTAAGAAAGTGATGGCGTCGCGCCAGGTCGCTGATCTCTAGCACCCGCTCGTGATCCTTGCGATCGACCGCCACCTCAAACCAGTGCTCATAGGCAAGCTTGTGGGGCACGATCATCAGCGACATCGCTTCCAGCGGATCGGTACTCCAATCCGTCGGCGTTGGGTCGCGCAGCACTTCGTTGTAAAGATCCATCGCGACGCGTGGCGTCACTGTTCCGTTGGCGTACAGCGTGTCGGCCAGCGCGATATGGAACAACCGCAGCGAGCCGTTTTTCTGAAATGTCATGGCCTGGGCCACGCTCGTGTCGCCGGCGTCGATATTTCCCTGTTGATATGCGGCCAGGGCCGAAGTGAAATTGAGTCTCGCGCCCAGCTTGCCCATCGACATGGCTCGACGACCAATCGTCGAAACCGCGCTGGCCAGCAGGGTGGTGGCTGTCTGCGGCTGGTCCATAACGCAGTAACATTCGGCGGTCAGGACTTGCATCGAGACATTCATCTGGCGCAGGCTATTGGTTTTGGCCCACAGAGTTGCCGCGATGAGGGGCTGATAAACCCCTGGCCGGTTGGCCATCAGGTGCGTCAATTGGCCGAAGCGGAGCGCCTCTTCGACGACCGTCGGGTCGCCGTACATGCCGGCCGAGTAACTGGCTTCGGCAAAATAATTGGCCGCCGTGTCATAGTCGCTCCCCAGCAGTGCCAGACGCCCCAGTTCCAGCAGCGCCATGCCGGTCATGGGGTGATCGTATTGTCCGGCCGCCAGTACGGCCCGCTCGAGCGATGCCCGGGCCTGCACTTCCTTATTTCCGCACGTGTAAGCAATGCCTAGTTGCAAGTCGATCCAGCATTCCGACCAGTGGTTTGGCGGTCCGGGCCGACGCGATAGGGCCGTGATCAGGTCGTTGGTCAATTGATCCTGGGCGCACGCCGGACCCATCAGCTCGCGCCGACGGCGCATCGCCAAGGCCGTGCAGCGGACGATTTCCTGAACATGGATCGAATAGCCAATC
Coding sequences within it:
- a CDS encoding CHAT domain-containing protein, with protein sequence MPETVLRHLVCYSRRGRRAIVRVGLLLAFAVAFSRSATAQFMMSVPSMSYFGAFSAYYDGDYRDATQRFQNEARGGIKAGTNRWIDSICTNTMLGECYYQMGQHQQALVQYTNALQLFYAFNNWMVSVQFQPGIQTANNNEFRPMPWGRSSRQFVLGHYPDTIPIIQGQFASAQGLVQNGGGVVQNPIGYSIHVQEIVRCTALAMRRRRELMGPACAQDQLTNDLITALSRRPGPPNHWSECWIDLQLGIAYTCGNKEVQARASLERAVLAAGQYDHPMTGMALLELGRLALLGSDYDTAANYFAEASYSAGMYGDPTVVEEALRFGQLTHLMANRPGVYQPLIAATLWAKTNSLRQMNVSMQVLTAECYCVMDQPQTATTLLASAVSTIGRRAMSMGKLGARLNFTSALAAYQQGNIDAGDTSVAQAMTFQKNGSLRLFHIALADTLYANGTVTPRVAMDLYNEVLRDPTPTDWSTDPLEAMSLMIVPHKLAYEHWFEVAVDRKDHERVLEISDLARRHHFLNTLDFGGRTHNLRWLLEGPEDNLDQAAKLQRQDLLARYADYDKLHQQAQQLRKELENAPLVADSPASTHAQSDKLAKLTQVSAEQELLLRQMSVGREPCSLIFPPFRPTKDVKAALSPGQAILSFFSTPRQAYAILMTRDKYGYWKVPRDEHLMKPVMKLLHGLGSVDVNRDVTPKDLNAESWREPARQIFDSLTKDSRADLKAFEQLVIVPDGVLWYLPFEALLVSDGDQHVPLMTKVQIRYAPLVSLGVADPRPRRAGGTTAVVLGKLMQGNDAVSTEAAFEEIDKALPGAVALRSPLPHDIAAYSTMFDGLIVLNEVPVPDDDPYEWSPMPNDAKGNTAISNWFALPWGGPDFIALPSFHTAAERALKKPPSEPGNEVFLSVCALMANGARTILLSRWRTGGQSSVDLVREFVQELPHSSAAEAWQRSMMLVSENPLNASAEPRLRLTAREEAPKADNPFFWAGYLLVDTGTLPQEMADEQRRRNEAAEQAPAAAKPAIAGLPAAQKNPFGKPDIIDEPAAVPGAFGSAAGKNPNPAAAAAAPGIVEGSNKLFDSPPDKKPIGQVNESALGADPQVQPPPRRTPAKQPPQGRGTRKPKSTKNLDEYDDQGQKIPNNAWDDGTGNGDVPANRKRPRTKTPTKSSSSKRDGPPAPIPPPGEADPDNFFPDAPPAGGAAPAKNAKPPRTTKTKTPATKPAKAPPAAGPPAPIPPPADDTPASGPPAPIPPPANP